The proteins below are encoded in one region of Syngnathus acus chromosome 2, fSynAcu1.2, whole genome shotgun sequence:
- the slc12a5b gene encoding solute carrier family 12 member 5b isoform X1, whose product MLNNMTTDGEEGEGSPNNQGDGNPKESSPFINSIASCDVEKSQQYDGKNMALFEEEMDTSPMVSSLLSSLANYSNLPTGSKEHEEAENNEEGARPSKKTVKAPQLGTLMGVYLPCIQNIFGVILFLRMTWMVGIGGVLGSFIIVFMCCSTTMLTAISMSAIATNGVVPAGGSYYMISRSLGPEFGGAVGICFYLGTTFAGAMYILGCIEILLIYIIPQAAIFKIEGLEGLEAEAALLNNMRVYGTIVLSLMALVVFVGVKYVNKLALVFLACVILSIVAVYAGVIKTAIDPPVFPVCLLGNRTLVSKGYDVCAKVIEIDNETVTTKLWRSFCDSENINATCDDYFNDNNVTEIQGIPGVTSGILAENLFGNYLEKGMIVEKRGLASQVDPDSSASATNRFVLADITSFFTLLVGIYFPSVTGIMAGSNRSGDLRDAQKSIPIGTIAAITTTSTVYISCVVLFGACIEGVVLRDKFGEGVNGNLVIGTLAWPSPWVIVFGSFFSTCGAGLQSLTGAPRLLQAISRDGIIPFLRVFGHGKANGEPTWALLLTASICEIGIIIASLDAVAPILSMFFLMCYMFVNLACALQTLLRTPNWRPRFKFYHWALSFLGMSLCLALMFICSWYYAMVAMGIATCIYKYIEFCGAEKEWGDGIRGISLSAARFALMRLEEGPPHTKNWRPQILVLVSMDAEQNVEQPRLISLTNQLKAGKGLTIVGTSVQGKFLDNYTEAQRADQSLRKLMETEKVKGFPQVVVSSNLRDGTSHLIQVGGLGGLKHNTVMVSWPRNWKQPEFQQQFRDFIEVVRETTVASLALLVPKNISSYPSNGERFTEGHIDVWWIVHDGGMLMLLPFLLRQHKVWRKCKMRIFTVAQLDDNSIQMKKDVLTFLYHLRIDAQVEVVEMHDGDISAYTYEKTLVMEQRSQILKQMHLTKNEMEREIQSITDSSRGSIRRKKSLASRSQHSTDEGARVAEHPEEEQAQLIHSKNASTPASPTSLTAPAGSTWTDNKGKNPEAGKDPFSMKPEWENLNQTDVRRMHTALRLNEVITKKSKEAKLILLNMPGPPKNRRGEENYMEFLEVLTEGLNRVLLVRGGGREVITIYS is encoded by the exons GTGATGGAAACCCCAAGGAGAGCAGTCCTTTCATTAACAGCATTGCCTCTTGTGATGTGGAGAAGAGCCAGCAGTACGACGGCAAGAACATGGCCCTCTTTGAG gAGGAGATGGACACCAGTCCGATGGTGTCCTCGTTGCTCAGCAGCCTCGCCAACTACTCCAACTTGCCAACGGGGAGCAAAGAGCATGAGGAGGCAGAGAACAACGAGGAAGGCGCACGTCCGTCCAAAAAAACTGTCAAG gcGCCACAACTGGGAACTCTGATGGGTGTTTACCTGCCATGTATTCAGAATATTTTTGGTGTGATCCTCTTCTTGCGAATGACCTGGATGGTCGGGATTGGAGGCGTGCTCGGTTCCttcatcatcgtcttcatgtgttgctccaca ACGATGCTCACGGCCATCTCCATGAGCGCCATTGCTACAAACGGAGTGGTCCCGG CTGGAGGTTCCTATTACATGATCTCCCGCTCACTTGGGCCTGAGTTTGGTGGAGCTGTTGGGATTTGTTTCTACTTGGGCACCACGTTTGCCGGTGCCATGTACATCCTCGGTTGTATCGAAATCTTGCTG ATTTATATTATTCCTCAAGCAGCCATCTTCAAGATCGAAGGTCTGGAAGGTCTGGAAGCAGAGGCGGCCCTCCTCAATAATATGCGGGTGTACGGCACCATTGTTCTAAGCCTCATGGCTCTGGTGGTGTTTGTGGGGGTGAAGTATGTCAACAAACTGGCGCTGGTCTTCCTGGCTTGTGTCATCCTCTCCATCGTGGCTGTCTACGCAGGAGTCATCAAGACCGCCATCGACCCGCCGGTCTTCCC GGTTTGCCTCCTGGGAAATCGCACTCTTGTCTCCAAGGGATACGACGTCTGCGCAAAGGTGATTGAAATCGACAACGAGACGGTCACCACCAAACTGTGGCGCTCTTTCTGCGATTCCGAGAACATCAACGCTACTTGCGACGACTACTTCAACGACAATAACGTCACAGAGATACAAGGCATTCCGGGGGTCACCAGTGGGATCCTGGCAG AAAACCTGTTTGGTAATTATTTGGAAAAAGGGATGATCGTAGAGAAGAGAGGCTTGGCATCCCAAGTGGACCCTGACAGTTCTGCTTCCGCCACGAACCGCTTTGTGCTGGCGGACATCACCAGTTTCTTCACACTCTTGGTGGGAATTTACTTTCCATCTGTCACAG GTATCATGGCCGGTTCCAACCGCTCTGGAGACCTACGTGATGCTCAGAAGTCCATCCCCATCGGCACCATTGCGGCCATCACCACCACATCTACTGTTT ATATTTCCTGTGTGGTGCTCTTTGGTGCTTGTATAGAAGGTGTGGTCCTGAGGGACAA GTTTGGCGAAGGAGTCAACGGGAACCTGGTGATTGGGACTCTGGCATGGCCGTCTCCTTGGGTTATTGTTTTTGGATCCTTTTTCTCCACCTGCGGAGCCGGACTACAGAGTCTGACCGGAGCGCCACGCCTCCTCCAGGCTATCTCCAGAGACGGTATCATCCCATTTCTTCGA GTGTTTGGACACGGTAAAGCCAACGGGGAGCCCACCTGGGCCCTCCTTCTCACGGCTAGCATTTGTGAGATCGGCATCATCATCGCCTCTCTGGATGCCGTCGCACCCATCCTCTCGAT gttCTTCTTGATGTGCTACATGTTTGTTAACCTTGCCTGCGCGCTGCAAACTTTACTGAGGACACCCAATTGGAGGCCGCGTTTTAAGTTCTACCACTG GGCTCTGTCGTTCCTGGGTATGAGTTTGTGCCTAGCGCTTATGTTCATCTGTTCCTGGTATTATGCCATGGTTGCCATGGGAATTGCCACCTGCATCTACAAATACATTGAATTTTGTGG CGCCGAGAAAGAGTGGGGCGACGGGATACGCGGCATCTCTCTAAGCGCTGCTCGATTCGCTCTCATGAGGTTGGAAGAAGGTCCACCACATACCAAGAACTGGAG GCCTCAGATCCTGGTCCTCGTCAGCATGGACGCCGAGCAGAATGTCGAGCAGCCTCGTCTGATCTCGTTAACCAATCAGCTGAAGGCGGGGAAGGGCCTGACTATCGTTGGCACCTCGGTCCAAGGAAAGTTCCTTGACAACTATACAGAGGCCCAAAGGGCAGACCAG tctttaCGCAAGCTGATGGAGACAGAGAAGGTGAAGGGCTTCCCCCAAGTGGTGGTGTCCTCCAATCTGAGGGATGGGACCTCCCACCTGATCCAGGTTGGAGGACTTGGAGGCTTGAAGCACAACACTGTGATGGTCAGCTGGCCACGTAACTGGAAACAACCCGAGTTCCAACAACAATTCCGAGATTTCATTG AGGTGGTCCGGGAGACCACAGTAGCCAGCTTGGCCTTGTTGGTTCCCAAAAATATCTCCAGCTACCCGTCCAACGGCGAGCGCTTCACCGAAGGCCACATCGATGTGTGGTGGATCGTCCACGACGGAGGAATGTTGATGCTTCTGCCCTTCCTGCTGCGTCAGCATAAG GTGTGGAGGAAGTGCAAGATGCGCATTTTCACCGTGGCTCAATTGGATGACAACAGTATTCAGATGAAAAAGGACGTTCTGACGTTCCTCTATCACCTGCGTATTGATGCTCAGGTGGAAGTGGTGGAGATG CACGACGGCGACATCTCAGCCTACACGTATGAAAAGACACTGGTGATGGAACAGCGTTCCCAGATCCTCAAGCAGATGCATCTGACCAAGAATGAGATGGAGCGAGAG ATCCAGAGTATCACAGATTCGTCTCGCGGGTCCATCCGGCGTAAAAAATCCTTGGCCTCGCGTTCGCAACACAGCACTGACGAAGGAGCCAGAGTGGCCGAACATCCGGAAGAGGAG CAGGCGCAACTCATCCACAGTAAGAACGCCTCGACACCGGCCAGCCCCACCAGCCTGACTGCCCCTGCCGGAAGCACCTGGACCGACAATAAGGGCAAGAATCCGGAGGCGGGCAAAGACCCATTCAGCATGAAACC GGAATGGGAAAACTT GAACCAGACGGACGTGAGGCGCATGCACACAGCGTTGCGACTCAACGAGGTCATCACAAAGAAGTCCAAGGAGGCAAAGCTCATTCTGCTCAACATGCCCGGGCCCCCGAAAAACCGTAGAGGGGAAGAAAATT ACATGGAGTTCCTAGAGGTCCTGACGGAAGGTCTCAATCGGGTTCTCCTCGTCCGCGGAGGAGGACGTGAGGTCATTACCATCTACTCCTGA
- the slc12a5b gene encoding solute carrier family 12 member 5b isoform X3 produces the protein MLNNMTTDGEEGEGSPNNQGDGNPKESSPFINSIASCDVEKSQQYDGKNMALFEEEMDTSPMVSSLLSSLANYSNLPTGSKEHEEAENNEEGARPSKKTVKAPQLGTLMGVYLPCIQNIFGVILFLRMTWMVGIGGVLGSFIIVFMCCSTTMLTAISMSAIATNGVVPAGGSYYMISRSLGPEFGGAVGICFYLGTTFAGAMYILGCIEILLIYIIPQAAIFKIEGLEGLEAEAALLNNMRVYGTIVLSLMALVVFVGVKYVNKLALVFLACVILSIVAVYAGVIKTAIDPPVFPVCLLGNRTLVSKGYDVCAKVIEIDNETVTTKLWRSFCDSENINATCDDYFNDNNVTEIQGIPGVTSGILAENLFGNYLEKGMIVEKRGLASQVDPDSSASATNRFVLADITSFFTLLVGIYFPSVTGIMAGSNRSGDLRDAQKSIPIGTIAAITTTSTVYISCVVLFGACIEGVVLRDKFGEGVNGNLVIGTLAWPSPWVIVFGSFFSTCGAGLQSLTGAPRLLQAISRDGIIPFLRVFGHGKANGEPTWALLLTASICEIGIIIASLDAVAPILSMFFLMCYMFVNLACALQTLLRTPNWRPRFKFYHWALSFLGMSLCLALMFICSWYYAMVAMGIATCIYKYIEFCGAEKEWGDGIRGISLSAARFALMRLEEGPPHTKNWRPQILVLVSMDAEQNVEQPRLISLTNQLKAGKGLTIVGTSVQGKFLDNYTEAQRADQSLRKLMETEKVKGFPQVVVSSNLRDGTSHLIQVGGLGGLKHNTVMVSWPRNWKQPEFQQQFRDFIEVVRETTVASLALLVPKNISSYPSNGERFTEGHIDVWWIVHDGGMLMLLPFLLRQHKVWRKCKMRIFTVAQLDDNSIQMKKDVLTFLYHLRIDAQVEVVEMHDGDISAYTYEKTLVMEQRSQILKQMHLTKNEMEREIQSITDSSRGSIRRKKSLASRSQHSTDEGARVAEHPEEEQAQLIHSKNASTPASPTSLTAPAGSTWTDNKGKNPEAGKDPFSMKPNQTDVRRMHTALRLNEVITKKSKEAKLILLNMPGPPKNRRGEENYMEFLEVLTEGLNRVLLVRGGGREVITIYS, from the exons GTGATGGAAACCCCAAGGAGAGCAGTCCTTTCATTAACAGCATTGCCTCTTGTGATGTGGAGAAGAGCCAGCAGTACGACGGCAAGAACATGGCCCTCTTTGAG gAGGAGATGGACACCAGTCCGATGGTGTCCTCGTTGCTCAGCAGCCTCGCCAACTACTCCAACTTGCCAACGGGGAGCAAAGAGCATGAGGAGGCAGAGAACAACGAGGAAGGCGCACGTCCGTCCAAAAAAACTGTCAAG gcGCCACAACTGGGAACTCTGATGGGTGTTTACCTGCCATGTATTCAGAATATTTTTGGTGTGATCCTCTTCTTGCGAATGACCTGGATGGTCGGGATTGGAGGCGTGCTCGGTTCCttcatcatcgtcttcatgtgttgctccaca ACGATGCTCACGGCCATCTCCATGAGCGCCATTGCTACAAACGGAGTGGTCCCGG CTGGAGGTTCCTATTACATGATCTCCCGCTCACTTGGGCCTGAGTTTGGTGGAGCTGTTGGGATTTGTTTCTACTTGGGCACCACGTTTGCCGGTGCCATGTACATCCTCGGTTGTATCGAAATCTTGCTG ATTTATATTATTCCTCAAGCAGCCATCTTCAAGATCGAAGGTCTGGAAGGTCTGGAAGCAGAGGCGGCCCTCCTCAATAATATGCGGGTGTACGGCACCATTGTTCTAAGCCTCATGGCTCTGGTGGTGTTTGTGGGGGTGAAGTATGTCAACAAACTGGCGCTGGTCTTCCTGGCTTGTGTCATCCTCTCCATCGTGGCTGTCTACGCAGGAGTCATCAAGACCGCCATCGACCCGCCGGTCTTCCC GGTTTGCCTCCTGGGAAATCGCACTCTTGTCTCCAAGGGATACGACGTCTGCGCAAAGGTGATTGAAATCGACAACGAGACGGTCACCACCAAACTGTGGCGCTCTTTCTGCGATTCCGAGAACATCAACGCTACTTGCGACGACTACTTCAACGACAATAACGTCACAGAGATACAAGGCATTCCGGGGGTCACCAGTGGGATCCTGGCAG AAAACCTGTTTGGTAATTATTTGGAAAAAGGGATGATCGTAGAGAAGAGAGGCTTGGCATCCCAAGTGGACCCTGACAGTTCTGCTTCCGCCACGAACCGCTTTGTGCTGGCGGACATCACCAGTTTCTTCACACTCTTGGTGGGAATTTACTTTCCATCTGTCACAG GTATCATGGCCGGTTCCAACCGCTCTGGAGACCTACGTGATGCTCAGAAGTCCATCCCCATCGGCACCATTGCGGCCATCACCACCACATCTACTGTTT ATATTTCCTGTGTGGTGCTCTTTGGTGCTTGTATAGAAGGTGTGGTCCTGAGGGACAA GTTTGGCGAAGGAGTCAACGGGAACCTGGTGATTGGGACTCTGGCATGGCCGTCTCCTTGGGTTATTGTTTTTGGATCCTTTTTCTCCACCTGCGGAGCCGGACTACAGAGTCTGACCGGAGCGCCACGCCTCCTCCAGGCTATCTCCAGAGACGGTATCATCCCATTTCTTCGA GTGTTTGGACACGGTAAAGCCAACGGGGAGCCCACCTGGGCCCTCCTTCTCACGGCTAGCATTTGTGAGATCGGCATCATCATCGCCTCTCTGGATGCCGTCGCACCCATCCTCTCGAT gttCTTCTTGATGTGCTACATGTTTGTTAACCTTGCCTGCGCGCTGCAAACTTTACTGAGGACACCCAATTGGAGGCCGCGTTTTAAGTTCTACCACTG GGCTCTGTCGTTCCTGGGTATGAGTTTGTGCCTAGCGCTTATGTTCATCTGTTCCTGGTATTATGCCATGGTTGCCATGGGAATTGCCACCTGCATCTACAAATACATTGAATTTTGTGG CGCCGAGAAAGAGTGGGGCGACGGGATACGCGGCATCTCTCTAAGCGCTGCTCGATTCGCTCTCATGAGGTTGGAAGAAGGTCCACCACATACCAAGAACTGGAG GCCTCAGATCCTGGTCCTCGTCAGCATGGACGCCGAGCAGAATGTCGAGCAGCCTCGTCTGATCTCGTTAACCAATCAGCTGAAGGCGGGGAAGGGCCTGACTATCGTTGGCACCTCGGTCCAAGGAAAGTTCCTTGACAACTATACAGAGGCCCAAAGGGCAGACCAG tctttaCGCAAGCTGATGGAGACAGAGAAGGTGAAGGGCTTCCCCCAAGTGGTGGTGTCCTCCAATCTGAGGGATGGGACCTCCCACCTGATCCAGGTTGGAGGACTTGGAGGCTTGAAGCACAACACTGTGATGGTCAGCTGGCCACGTAACTGGAAACAACCCGAGTTCCAACAACAATTCCGAGATTTCATTG AGGTGGTCCGGGAGACCACAGTAGCCAGCTTGGCCTTGTTGGTTCCCAAAAATATCTCCAGCTACCCGTCCAACGGCGAGCGCTTCACCGAAGGCCACATCGATGTGTGGTGGATCGTCCACGACGGAGGAATGTTGATGCTTCTGCCCTTCCTGCTGCGTCAGCATAAG GTGTGGAGGAAGTGCAAGATGCGCATTTTCACCGTGGCTCAATTGGATGACAACAGTATTCAGATGAAAAAGGACGTTCTGACGTTCCTCTATCACCTGCGTATTGATGCTCAGGTGGAAGTGGTGGAGATG CACGACGGCGACATCTCAGCCTACACGTATGAAAAGACACTGGTGATGGAACAGCGTTCCCAGATCCTCAAGCAGATGCATCTGACCAAGAATGAGATGGAGCGAGAG ATCCAGAGTATCACAGATTCGTCTCGCGGGTCCATCCGGCGTAAAAAATCCTTGGCCTCGCGTTCGCAACACAGCACTGACGAAGGAGCCAGAGTGGCCGAACATCCGGAAGAGGAG CAGGCGCAACTCATCCACAGTAAGAACGCCTCGACACCGGCCAGCCCCACCAGCCTGACTGCCCCTGCCGGAAGCACCTGGACCGACAATAAGGGCAAGAATCCGGAGGCGGGCAAAGACCCATTCAGCATGAAACC GAACCAGACGGACGTGAGGCGCATGCACACAGCGTTGCGACTCAACGAGGTCATCACAAAGAAGTCCAAGGAGGCAAAGCTCATTCTGCTCAACATGCCCGGGCCCCCGAAAAACCGTAGAGGGGAAGAAAATT ACATGGAGTTCCTAGAGGTCCTGACGGAAGGTCTCAATCGGGTTCTCCTCGTCCGCGGAGGAGGACGTGAGGTCATTACCATCTACTCCTGA
- the slc12a5b gene encoding solute carrier family 12 member 5b isoform X2, whose protein sequence is MLNNMTTDGEEGEGSPNNQGDGNPKESSPFINSIASCDVEKSQQYDGKNMALFEEEMDTSPMVSSLLSSLANYSNLPTGSKEHEEAENNEEGARPSKKTVKAPQLGTLMGVYLPCIQNIFGVILFLRMTWMVGIGGVLGSFIIVFMCCSTTMLTAISMSAIATNGVVPAGGSYYMISRSLGPEFGGAVGICFYLGTTFAGAMYILGCIEILLIYIIPQAAIFKIEGLEGLEAEAALLNNMRVYGTIVLSLMALVVFVGVKYVNKLALVFLACVILSIVAVYAGVIKTAIDPPVFPVCLLGNRTLVSKGYDVCAKVIEIDNETVTTKLWRSFCDSENINATCDDYFNDNNVTEIQGIPGVTSGILAENLFGNYLEKGMIVEKRGLASQVDPDSSASATNRFVLADITSFFTLLVGIYFPSVTGIMAGSNRSGDLRDAQKSIPIGTIAAITTTSTVYISCVVLFGACIEGVVLRDKFGEGVNGNLVIGTLAWPSPWVIVFGSFFSTCGAGLQSLTGAPRLLQAISRDGIIPFLRVFGHGKANGEPTWALLLTASICEIGIIIASLDAVAPILSMFFLMCYMFVNLACALQTLLRTPNWRPRFKFYHWALSFLGMSLCLALMFICSWYYAMVAMGIATCIYKYIEFCGAEKEWGDGIRGISLSAARFALMRLEEGPPHTKNWRPQILVLVSMDAEQNVEQPRLISLTNQLKAGKGLTIVGTSVQGKFLDNYTEAQRADQSLRKLMETEKVKGFPQVVVSSNLRDGTSHLIQVGGLGGLKHNTVMVSWPRNWKQPEFQQQFRDFIEVVRETTVASLALLVPKNISSYPSNGERFTEGHIDVWWIVHDGGMLMLLPFLLRQHKVWRKCKMRIFTVAQLDDNSIQMKKDVLTFLYHLRIDAQVEVVEMHDGDISAYTYEKTLVMEQRSQILKQMHLTKNEMEREIQSITDSSRGSIRRKKSLASRSQHSTDEGARVAEHPEEEAQLIHSKNASTPASPTSLTAPAGSTWTDNKGKNPEAGKDPFSMKPEWENLNQTDVRRMHTALRLNEVITKKSKEAKLILLNMPGPPKNRRGEENYMEFLEVLTEGLNRVLLVRGGGREVITIYS, encoded by the exons GTGATGGAAACCCCAAGGAGAGCAGTCCTTTCATTAACAGCATTGCCTCTTGTGATGTGGAGAAGAGCCAGCAGTACGACGGCAAGAACATGGCCCTCTTTGAG gAGGAGATGGACACCAGTCCGATGGTGTCCTCGTTGCTCAGCAGCCTCGCCAACTACTCCAACTTGCCAACGGGGAGCAAAGAGCATGAGGAGGCAGAGAACAACGAGGAAGGCGCACGTCCGTCCAAAAAAACTGTCAAG gcGCCACAACTGGGAACTCTGATGGGTGTTTACCTGCCATGTATTCAGAATATTTTTGGTGTGATCCTCTTCTTGCGAATGACCTGGATGGTCGGGATTGGAGGCGTGCTCGGTTCCttcatcatcgtcttcatgtgttgctccaca ACGATGCTCACGGCCATCTCCATGAGCGCCATTGCTACAAACGGAGTGGTCCCGG CTGGAGGTTCCTATTACATGATCTCCCGCTCACTTGGGCCTGAGTTTGGTGGAGCTGTTGGGATTTGTTTCTACTTGGGCACCACGTTTGCCGGTGCCATGTACATCCTCGGTTGTATCGAAATCTTGCTG ATTTATATTATTCCTCAAGCAGCCATCTTCAAGATCGAAGGTCTGGAAGGTCTGGAAGCAGAGGCGGCCCTCCTCAATAATATGCGGGTGTACGGCACCATTGTTCTAAGCCTCATGGCTCTGGTGGTGTTTGTGGGGGTGAAGTATGTCAACAAACTGGCGCTGGTCTTCCTGGCTTGTGTCATCCTCTCCATCGTGGCTGTCTACGCAGGAGTCATCAAGACCGCCATCGACCCGCCGGTCTTCCC GGTTTGCCTCCTGGGAAATCGCACTCTTGTCTCCAAGGGATACGACGTCTGCGCAAAGGTGATTGAAATCGACAACGAGACGGTCACCACCAAACTGTGGCGCTCTTTCTGCGATTCCGAGAACATCAACGCTACTTGCGACGACTACTTCAACGACAATAACGTCACAGAGATACAAGGCATTCCGGGGGTCACCAGTGGGATCCTGGCAG AAAACCTGTTTGGTAATTATTTGGAAAAAGGGATGATCGTAGAGAAGAGAGGCTTGGCATCCCAAGTGGACCCTGACAGTTCTGCTTCCGCCACGAACCGCTTTGTGCTGGCGGACATCACCAGTTTCTTCACACTCTTGGTGGGAATTTACTTTCCATCTGTCACAG GTATCATGGCCGGTTCCAACCGCTCTGGAGACCTACGTGATGCTCAGAAGTCCATCCCCATCGGCACCATTGCGGCCATCACCACCACATCTACTGTTT ATATTTCCTGTGTGGTGCTCTTTGGTGCTTGTATAGAAGGTGTGGTCCTGAGGGACAA GTTTGGCGAAGGAGTCAACGGGAACCTGGTGATTGGGACTCTGGCATGGCCGTCTCCTTGGGTTATTGTTTTTGGATCCTTTTTCTCCACCTGCGGAGCCGGACTACAGAGTCTGACCGGAGCGCCACGCCTCCTCCAGGCTATCTCCAGAGACGGTATCATCCCATTTCTTCGA GTGTTTGGACACGGTAAAGCCAACGGGGAGCCCACCTGGGCCCTCCTTCTCACGGCTAGCATTTGTGAGATCGGCATCATCATCGCCTCTCTGGATGCCGTCGCACCCATCCTCTCGAT gttCTTCTTGATGTGCTACATGTTTGTTAACCTTGCCTGCGCGCTGCAAACTTTACTGAGGACACCCAATTGGAGGCCGCGTTTTAAGTTCTACCACTG GGCTCTGTCGTTCCTGGGTATGAGTTTGTGCCTAGCGCTTATGTTCATCTGTTCCTGGTATTATGCCATGGTTGCCATGGGAATTGCCACCTGCATCTACAAATACATTGAATTTTGTGG CGCCGAGAAAGAGTGGGGCGACGGGATACGCGGCATCTCTCTAAGCGCTGCTCGATTCGCTCTCATGAGGTTGGAAGAAGGTCCACCACATACCAAGAACTGGAG GCCTCAGATCCTGGTCCTCGTCAGCATGGACGCCGAGCAGAATGTCGAGCAGCCTCGTCTGATCTCGTTAACCAATCAGCTGAAGGCGGGGAAGGGCCTGACTATCGTTGGCACCTCGGTCCAAGGAAAGTTCCTTGACAACTATACAGAGGCCCAAAGGGCAGACCAG tctttaCGCAAGCTGATGGAGACAGAGAAGGTGAAGGGCTTCCCCCAAGTGGTGGTGTCCTCCAATCTGAGGGATGGGACCTCCCACCTGATCCAGGTTGGAGGACTTGGAGGCTTGAAGCACAACACTGTGATGGTCAGCTGGCCACGTAACTGGAAACAACCCGAGTTCCAACAACAATTCCGAGATTTCATTG AGGTGGTCCGGGAGACCACAGTAGCCAGCTTGGCCTTGTTGGTTCCCAAAAATATCTCCAGCTACCCGTCCAACGGCGAGCGCTTCACCGAAGGCCACATCGATGTGTGGTGGATCGTCCACGACGGAGGAATGTTGATGCTTCTGCCCTTCCTGCTGCGTCAGCATAAG GTGTGGAGGAAGTGCAAGATGCGCATTTTCACCGTGGCTCAATTGGATGACAACAGTATTCAGATGAAAAAGGACGTTCTGACGTTCCTCTATCACCTGCGTATTGATGCTCAGGTGGAAGTGGTGGAGATG CACGACGGCGACATCTCAGCCTACACGTATGAAAAGACACTGGTGATGGAACAGCGTTCCCAGATCCTCAAGCAGATGCATCTGACCAAGAATGAGATGGAGCGAGAG ATCCAGAGTATCACAGATTCGTCTCGCGGGTCCATCCGGCGTAAAAAATCCTTGGCCTCGCGTTCGCAACACAGCACTGACGAAGGAGCCAGAGTGGCCGAACATCCGGAAGAGGAG GCGCAACTCATCCACAGTAAGAACGCCTCGACACCGGCCAGCCCCACCAGCCTGACTGCCCCTGCCGGAAGCACCTGGACCGACAATAAGGGCAAGAATCCGGAGGCGGGCAAAGACCCATTCAGCATGAAACC GGAATGGGAAAACTT GAACCAGACGGACGTGAGGCGCATGCACACAGCGTTGCGACTCAACGAGGTCATCACAAAGAAGTCCAAGGAGGCAAAGCTCATTCTGCTCAACATGCCCGGGCCCCCGAAAAACCGTAGAGGGGAAGAAAATT ACATGGAGTTCCTAGAGGTCCTGACGGAAGGTCTCAATCGGGTTCTCCTCGTCCGCGGAGGAGGACGTGAGGTCATTACCATCTACTCCTGA